AACATAAGTAAAGTATAAGAAATGTTGGCATTGATAAAATAGAAGCTACTAACATTGTTGCAAAAACTACTGGTCCAATTTCACTTAAGTTAAAAAGGGAGTGATCATTTAGATAAATATTGACTGGCCAATAAATGAAAGGCGTTACTAAGATTGTCATTAACCAAATTTTAGAAATATAATTCATAAACATATTGCAAGCTAGTTTTACGTGGTTTTTTGCAAATTATGACTAACTTCCACATACAAGCTACTCATTAGCAGTCATACCCCAAATATAATATTTTTAAAATAAACACCCCCAAAACCAAAAACCCCCACCATATAGGCAGGGGTTTTCTCGTCATGAAAACAAACTCAGAAATCAAGGCAATTTCTTATCATTAGTAGTTACCCTAATGGCACGCATCCTACCAATATTCTTCGCAATGCTATACTCATCATAAGTAACCGTTTCTTTAAAAATCAACTTGCCTTTAGCAGCAATTTTACTAATAAAACCATACAATTCATCGTAGTGTGAACCGTTAGTCTCCGTAAGCTTCTTCAAACTATTCATATAGTCATTTTGCAAACTATTCTTCGCAGCAAGCTTCGTAATATAGTCATCAAGGACAGTTACAAATCCAGCCAACATACCCTCTTCCTCAAGAGCCGCTTGGTTACTCGTCACAAACTGTAATACGCCTTCCGTTTTCAAAACGGCACCTTCAATATTACCATTGTACAAATCATTTTTCAAAGCGGTGATCACCTGGGTATTCAACCCAGCATCAGCAACATAACTATTCAAAACCGTTAACTCTGCATTCAAGGCAGCAGCCGTTTGATACAAGTCAGCCGTAACTTTCTTTTTTTTCTTCAGCTTTTACCACTCGGTTCTCCAATTTTTTTACAAAATTTAACTTGGTAGTAAAAGCAGTCAAAAACGCATTATTAAATTTAGGAAACTTAGCTACAATAGTAGGTTGGTCTCTCACAAAGCTTGGTAGTATAAAATCACCCAAAGCAGTGTATTCCTCTTTTTTAACTCTAGTAGACATAACAATAAAAATTAAAAAGTAAAACAATAATTTAAAACTCAGTACACGTGTATTTTTCTCTTAACAAATAACGTGCCAAAATTCCTACGCTAACAAAAATTTAACATTCTGTAAGCGAGGAACATGGCATAATAAAGGAAGAAAAATAACTACTAATGGCGGCGCAAGCTTTACTAATACTGGCGCAAATGATTCCAAGGTCGGCGCAAACGATTTCCAGTATGGCGCAACGAATTCCCAGTACGGCGCAAATGATTTCCAGTTGGGCGCAAACAATATCCAGTTAGGCGCAAATGATTTCCAGGTCGGCGCAAATAGTTTCCAGGCTGGCGCAAACAATATCCAGTATGGCGCAGATGATTCCCAGTACGGCGCAAAGACTTTCTAGGACGGCGCAAAGACTTTCTAGGTCGGCACAATACCCATCAGCATAGGCACAAAAAAAACTCCGAGTCTCCCCGAAGTCTTATAATTCACAATTCACAATTTACAATTCACAATTACACTTTAACCGTCCACCCAAAAGTATCCTCAGCCAGTTTGTATTGTATTTTAGTCAATGTATCTTTTAATTGTAATGCAATAGAGTTCTCTAGTTTAGGCAACTCATAATAATGCTCTTGATATTGAAATCCTACAATAGGACTCACCACCGCAGCCGTACCTGCACCAAATATTTCTTTCAAGCTACCATCCTTAGCACCAGCCACAATTTCGTCAACTAGTACAGAACGTTCCTCTACTTTAATGCCATCACGGTGCGCAATGTCAATCAAACTCTTACGAGTAACACCATCCAAGATTCTTTCACTGGTAGGAGCAGTATAAATAGTATCGTTAATTCTAAAGAAAACATTCATCGTTCCGGCTTCTTCCAGTTTTGTATGAGTAGCATCGTCAGTCCAAATGATTTGTTGAAATCCTTGTTCTTGTGCCAACTTCTGTGGATAAAATTGAGAAGAATAATTCCCAGCCGCTTTCGCAGCACCTATACCACCATTAGCAGCACGACTATAATGCTCAGCAATAATCACCTTCACTTCACCCGAATAATAAGAACGAGCAGGAGAGAGGATAATCATAAAACGATATTGTGTAGAAGGTTGGGCAATCACTCCCGAACCAATAGCAATCATAAACGGACGGATATACAACGTATTTCCCAAGCCTTTCTTTACCCAATTGCGTTCCAAATCTACAATGGTTTTTACACCACCAATAAAGATTTCTTCCGGAATTTCAGGCATCGCCATACGCACAGCCGACTTATTGAAACGGTCTAAGTTTTGGTCAGGTCTAAAAAGCCATACATCATCATGCTCATCTTTGTAAGCTTTCATTCCTTCAAAGATAGCTTGCCCATAATGGAACACTTTAGCCGAAGGATCAATCAAGAAAGGTTCGTAAGGTTTGATGATAGGTTTTTGCCATTGTCCTTCTTTAAAATCGCAAACCAACATATGGTCGGTAAATACATTTCCGAAGGCAAGATTTTCGAAATCAACTTCGTTAATTTTAGAGGTCTTAGCGCTAACTATATCGATTTCGTGAGTAGTTTTTAGCATAATTAAGGTAAAGATTTAATTTAGAAAACAATTCAAAACACTGATAATTAATAGGTTGTAATTTGTTTTCTAAAAATTAGAGTTGTGTTGTTAGTTTTTGTAAAACTAATAAAAATAGGTTTACATTTTGCATCCGTTCAAAAAATTGAATACTTTTTTTGAAATACCCATTTTAGCCTTGTTTTATAGGGCATCTTCGCAATAAAAAACAAAAATAATTGTCATTTTAACACGCTTTTTTGCTATTCTTTTTACATTTGCAATACATTTAAAAAACACTCTCATGAAAAATATAAATTGTATTCTAATACTGTTAGCACTATTGGTTGGAACTTCCGTAATGGCGCAAAAAAAAGCAAAAGCATTCAATGCTAATGATTATGCTTTGTTTGGCGATAAATTCAAAGTAACCAAGATCCTTACCAAAGATGAAATGCTTAAGAAATACAAAAACCTTAAAAAAGGAGATACTATAGTAGTACAGTTTCAATCTAATATTAAATCGGTTTGCAAAAAGAAAGGCTGCTGGATGAAAATGGAACTAGCAGGCGATGACGATTCTTTTGTACGTTTCAAAGATTACGGCTTCTTCGTTCCCTTAAATGCTGATAATAGCACGGCCATAGTAAATGGTAAAGCTTTCGTAGATGTAGTATCGGTAGAAGAACTAAAACACTATGCCAAAGACGGAGGAAAATCAGCTGCCGAAATAGCTAAGATTACCAAACCAGAAGTAACTTATGCCTTTACTGCCGATGGCGTGTACATCAAAAAGTAAGTAAGGATGAAAAAAACAATCCTATTGGTTCTTGTACTCAGTTTCTTCGCTTGCCAAAAGAAAGAAACACCCAAAGAAGTCAAAGCACCACAACCTAAGTGTAAGTCGGGCAAAAAACTAGAAATGTATCAGATGTCAGAAATGGCCGCCCTGATGGAACAAATGTATGTAGACAACCAAAGGGTAAAAGAGCATATTAAAACGGGAGATACCATAGGAAGCTTTCCAAAACATTATTTAAATATCTACACCGCCAAATTCACAGATCCTACGGATAATGATTTGTTCTTCAAAGTCAAAGCCAAAGAATACATTGCGGCGCAACAGTTACTTTATAGCGATACCAAAAAAAGAAAAGAACATTTCAATGCAGGAGTTGATGCTTGTATAGCTTGTCACGAAGGAAAATGTGGTGGACCTATAGCCCGCATCAAGAAACTCTACATCAAAGACTAAGTTGAAACGCGAAATTATTCAAACCAACGACGGTTCGACTACCATCCATTTACCCGAATGGAATGAAAGTTATCACTCTAAACACGGCGCTATTCAAGAAGCCTATCATGTATTTATAAAAAACGGATTGTCTCTCTTTGAAGGAAAACCTGTTGCTATCTTAGAAATTGGCTTTGGCACCGGATTAAATGCTTTCATCACTTTCGTGGAAGCCCAAAAGAACAATCAAACTATTGATTACGTTGGAGTAGAAGCCTATCCGGTTTCTTTAGAAGAAGCCAACCAAATGAACTATGCCATTGAAATTGATGAAAATCAATCTGCTATATTCCAACAACTACATCAAGTTAGTTGGGAAGAAAAGAACGCTCTTTCCAATATCTTTACTTTAACCAAACGCAAACAATTCTTTCAGGATATAAAAGACGAAGCAACATTTGACCTTATCTACTTTGACGCTTTTGGTTTCCGAGTGCAGCCTGAGCTTTGGTCAGAGGCCATCTTTGCAGCCATGTTTAAAGCTTTAAAACCAAACGGAGTATTAGTGACTTATGCTTGCCGTACATCAATTAAGAATGCTATGGTATCGGCAGGATTTTCTGTAAAAAAATTACCAGGCGCTCCAGGCAAAAGAGAGATGTTGCGCGCCACAAAAGAGGTTTAAAAAAATTAACTTTTTGTGAAGTTATATTTAACATTGAAATAGGATATCGAAAAAAAATATATTTTACTTTTGAGATATTAAAAAACGTTCTTACCTAATTGTCTTACCTAATTTTAATCACATTCTATGTCAAAATCAATGTTAGACTACACTAAGTCGGTATTGAAAAGAGTAAGTTTTGATGCATCACTTTTTACCAAAGAACTTGAAAAAGCATGGAAAGTTCTTTTGCCCTACGAATTGGAAGAATTGGTATCATGGCTTACTACATTTATAAAAGAAAAACCAGAGCTACAGCACTGTCTGTTACTAATTAATAATAAATAAAACTAAAGGAACTTAAACGGTTCCTTTTTTTTTGCAAAAATAATTAGGGAAACTTCTTAGTTAATTGTTATACCAGTAAGAGTTTAATTTCAAAAAATTATAGGTATGAGACTAGTAGTATTAAACAACATCAAAACGGCTATTATTAGAGTAAGTAATAATAAAGATCATTTTGTAAAAGAAGTAGTTAAAGCATCCAAAGTTTTATTACCACATGAAAAAGAGAAATTAATCAATTGGTTATTCTTTTTCACAGCAGATAAACCGGAAGCACAAAAATGGTTATATGAAGTGCTAGATAAAGAAATATTAGTAAGTTAAAACTTTAAAAACATCTTAAAAAGTGCATTTCATCGAATAAAATAGAGTTTAAACGATGTTTTTTGACAAAAAAGTTTGCTCGAAATTATTTTTTGCTTTACATTTACTAAACGTTCTTACCAAAAGATAACCCCAAATCTTTATTACTATGCCTAGAATGATTTATGATTACACCAAATCAGTACTCGAAAGAGTTAGCTTCGATCCTATTCTTTTTGCCAAAGAATTGAAAAAGGCAATAAAAAACCTATTGCCTTACGAGGTAGAACAATTAAAAAAATGGTTGCAATTCTTCACGAGTGAGCATCCCGAATTAAAAGAATGTTTATCTGTAGTTAGTTAACAGAGAAAATAAGGAGTTGGTGCAACAGCTCCTTATTTTTTTTGTTGTAATGGACTAATAATCTGAACATTTTGAAATACTATAGCACCTTTTATCACTCCAGCAATAGTATTACGCAACGCATCAATAATATGTATTTTCAATTCATTTTTAGGAAAAATCAAACTCACTTCACGTGCTGGTTTAGGCTCCTTGAAATGACGTAGTTTAAGTTGATCTTTTTCTTTTAAATCTAAGGTATGTAAATAAGGAAGGAGTGTCGTTCCCAATCCCTCATCGGCTAATTTAATCAGGGTTTCAAAGCTTCCACTTTCAATTTGAAAATGCGCCTTTTCATTAGTTGTTACATTTTTACACAAATTCAGAATTCCATCCCTAAAACAATGACCATCTTGAAGCAATAAGATTTCATCAATATTCAAATCCTCGATTTCAATTTCTTGTTTTTGAAACGATTTGTGTCCCTCTGGAATATAAGCCACAAAAGGCTCAAAGTACAATACAATTTCTTTTATCTTTTCCTCTTTCAATGGAGTGGCAGCAATAGCAGCATCTAAATGACCATTGTTGAGTTTCACAATGATTTCGTCAGTATTTAGCTCTTCAATAATCAACTTGACCTTTGGGTATTTCTTGATAAAGTTATTGAGAAACATCGGTAGCAGTGTTGGCATAATGGTTGGTATTATTCCCAAACGGAACTCGCCACCAATAAAGCCTTTTTGTTGGTCAACAATATCCTGAATTCTATCAGCTTCATTGACAATATTTTTAGATTGATTGACAATCTTTTGCCCAATTTCTGTTAGTTGTATTGGTTTTTTGGTTCTGTCAAAAATTTGAATACCAAGTTCTTCCTCTATTTTTTGTATTTGCATACTCAAGGTAGGTTGGGTAACAAAACATTTTTCGGCAGCTAGTGTGAAATTCTTGTGTTCCGCAACAGCAAGAACATATTTAAGTTGTGTGATAGTCATAATATAGTAAAATTTGATACAAATATAAAAACTATAAGATTAACTTATAGTATAATGGAATTATTATTTGTAATGATTAAAATAAATAATAAACCTAAGTTGTAATTACTTACTTTTATGGAGTGTTTTTACAATGGACAAATCAATAAACTATGAGTACCGATTTTTACAAAAAAATATTAGAGAACAATAAAGAATGGGTGGAGAAAACCTTAGAAAAAGATCCTAATTATTTTAAAGATTTAGCAAAAGGACAAACACCACCGTTACTATGGATAGGTTGTTCGGACAGTCGGGTTCCTGCGAATGAGATTATTGGTGCTAAACCAGGTGAAGTATTTGTACATAGAAATATTGCCAATATGGTGGTACATTCCGATATGAATATGTTGAGTGTTTTGGATTATGCTGTCAATGTCTTGAAAGTAAAACACGTTATCGTTTGTGGGCATTATGGTTGTGGTGGTGTGAAAGCAGCTATGGGAAATGACTCCATTGGAATTATTGACAACTGGATTCGTCACATTAAAGATGTTTATCGTTTACACGATACTTATTTAGATTCTATTCACAATGAAGATGCTCGTTTCAATGCTTTTGTTGAAATAAACGTAAAAGAGCAAGTGTTTGACTTAGCTAAAACATCAATTGTACAGTCGGCGTGGAGAGATGGACAAGAGTTAACCTTACATGGTTGGGTTTATGGTTTAAACTCAGGATTTGTAACCGATTTGGATGTGAACATCAGCTCCAATAAAGATTTGGATGAAGTGTATCAATTGAAATTTTAAAGAAATAGGAATCGCCTTATGGCGATTTTTTTATTCTCTATCTTCGTTTTCGTTGAAAGAAGAGGGCAGTAGTTGCGGAATGAATTTGATTAGGATAGGTAACAATAAGCTTCCACCTGGCAATAAGAAAATGGTTAATGAGGGTACCGTTTTACAAATGTCAAGCAATTGTGTTTTGATTTTTTTCTTCTCTTCTTTATCTAATTCTCTTCGAGTAGACTTAGCTAAAAGTTGCATTAATTCTTTGCTTTCGGATAGTTCCTTAACCAATCTGTTTTTGTTTCTACGGATTAATATTTGTACACTTTCCGTTGTGTGGTCATAGAAGTTTTTTACGGGATTGGAATTATTAAAATAAGGAATTTCGTTTTTGTATTTTACAATGAAATCATTAATAAAATCAATACTTCCTTTGATAAAGGTTTCTGGGATATTTAGTTTTTCTCCGAGTTTAAAAAGAAAATAACGTTCTTCATTTTCTACTTTTTCATCGCTCCATAAACTGATTCCGGCTAAATCAATCAGATAGAATTTTTCTAAATCATTACTCAAATAACTCAAGTCTAAATCATCAATTGTCACTATTCCTTTATCCGAAAACTTATTATAACGCACAGACGATTCGAAGAGTTTTTGTAATAAATCATCATGAACAGAGATTCCTGTTTTAGACTTTAATGAAAGGGAAACGACACTGGTCACTATGGCTTCTATTCTATTGAAATATTTATCAGGAAGTGATCCTTTTTCTAAGTGTTTTTTGAAGGCCAAAACATCTACAAAAAGGAGGGCGTTAGTGATAACATGAGAAAAGTTTTTACTAAACAAATCCTCATTAGTTTGTACCCTATCGTGAATAATCTTCTCTAGTTTACTAGAATCAGAACTAGTGGGAAGCATTTTTTGTAAAGGGTTGAAACCTTTAGGGGTAAGCAAATTATAAAAGGCAACGGCTTCTTTGATAAAGTTGGTTTCGTTTGTATCTTGTTTGGTTAAGCAATACATTTGGTATAATGTATTGAGCATACCTATTTTTGAGATTTCTTCAGGAAGCCTGTTGGCAATGGGAATAGCAGGGATAGTATTAAAACTAACTATGTGTCCGAATATAAAACCTGTGGCACGGGTTTGAAGGTAAAAAGATTCCTCATTGGTCAAGACCGGTTGGTCAGCGGGTTGCTGTTCAATAAAAAACTTGTCTATCCAACCGTAAGCTGAGGGGTTTATCATATTGAAATACTTTTACCTTGCAAAGCTAAATCTTTTTTAGGAGTTAAAAACAAATTTAAAAAGTACCTCTTGATTTGATGTTTTGCTCACAAAGTTTTACAATCTCTGTGATACGGACTTTTCTTGTTTCTTCTCTTTTGGCTTGATTGAGCCAATAGAGGTAGCTTTTTCTATAGGAAGGACTAAAGCTGTTGTAGTTATGTAATGCAGTTTTATTTTTGGAAAAAGCAGCTTCTAAATCTTTTGGCATTTCTAGATTTTCCACTCCATCCAAAGTTTCCCAAGAGCCGTTTTGTTTGGCTATTTCAACCTTCTTTAATCCACTTTTGTGCATTAGGTTTTCGGAAATCAGCTTTTCGATATAAGTTTTATTGAGTTTGCTCCAAACACTTTTGTCTTTGCGAGGGGTAAACATTTGGCGGCGGCGTTCGTCATCTAATTTCTTTACAGTAGAATCTATCCAACCATAGCATATAGCTACTTG
The window above is part of the Flavobacterium sp. N1994 genome. Proteins encoded here:
- a CDS encoding LysR substrate-binding domain-containing protein; amino-acid sequence: MTITQLKYVLAVAEHKNFTLAAEKCFVTQPTLSMQIQKIEEELGIQIFDRTKKPIQLTEIGQKIVNQSKNIVNEADRIQDIVDQQKGFIGGEFRLGIIPTIMPTLLPMFLNNFIKKYPKVKLIIEELNTDEIIVKLNNGHLDAAIAATPLKEEKIKEIVLYFEPFVAYIPEGHKSFQKQEIEIEDLNIDEILLLQDGHCFRDGILNLCKNVTTNEKAHFQIESGSFETLIKLADEGLGTTLLPYLHTLDLKEKDQLKLRHFKEPKPAREVSLIFPKNELKIHIIDALRNTIAGVIKGAIVFQNVQIISPLQQKK
- a CDS encoding YdeI/OmpD-associated family protein — translated: MEEKEHLYFKNAQEWREWLHENHHSSKGVHLIFYKVNSEMESMRWEEAVQVAICYGWIDSTVKKLDDERRRQMFTPRKDKSVWSKLNKTYIEKLISENLMHKSGLKKVEIAKQNGSWETLDGVENLEMPKDLEAAFSKNKTALHNYNSFSPSYRKSYLYWLNQAKREETRKVRITEIVKLCEQNIKSRGTF
- the can gene encoding carbonate dehydratase, producing MSTDFYKKILENNKEWVEKTLEKDPNYFKDLAKGQTPPLLWIGCSDSRVPANEIIGAKPGEVFVHRNIANMVVHSDMNMLSVLDYAVNVLKVKHVIVCGHYGCGGVKAAMGNDSIGIIDNWIRHIKDVYRLHDTYLDSIHNEDARFNAFVEINVKEQVFDLAKTSIVQSAWRDGQELTLHGWVYGLNSGFVTDLDVNISSNKDLDEVYQLKF
- the mnmD gene encoding tRNA (5-methylaminomethyl-2-thiouridine)(34)-methyltransferase MnmD; the encoded protein is MKREIIQTNDGSTTIHLPEWNESYHSKHGAIQEAYHVFIKNGLSLFEGKPVAILEIGFGTGLNAFITFVEAQKNNQTIDYVGVEAYPVSLEEANQMNYAIEIDENQSAIFQQLHQVSWEEKNALSNIFTLTKRKQFFQDIKDEATFDLIYFDAFGFRVQPELWSEAIFAAMFKALKPNGVLVTYACRTSIKNAMVSAGFSVKKLPGAPGKREMLRATKEV
- a CDS encoding DUF4920 domain-containing protein — protein: MKNINCILILLALLVGTSVMAQKKAKAFNANDYALFGDKFKVTKILTKDEMLKKYKNLKKGDTIVVQFQSNIKSVCKKKGCWMKMELAGDDDSFVRFKDYGFFVPLNADNSTAIVNGKAFVDVVSVEELKHYAKDGGKSAAEIAKITKPEVTYAFTADGVYIKK
- a CDS encoding branched-chain amino acid aminotransferase, yielding MMLKTTHEIDIVSAKTSKINEVDFENLAFGNVFTDHMLVCDFKEGQWQKPIIKPYEPFLIDPSAKVFHYGQAIFEGMKAYKDEHDDVWLFRPDQNLDRFNKSAVRMAMPEIPEEIFIGGVKTIVDLERNWVKKGLGNTLYIRPFMIAIGSGVIAQPSTQYRFMIILSPARSYYSGEVKVIIAEHYSRAANGGIGAAKAAGNYSSQFYPQKLAQEQGFQQIIWTDDATHTKLEEAGTMNVFFRINDTIYTAPTSERILDGVTRKSLIDIAHRDGIKVEERSVLVDEIVAGAKDGSLKEIFGAGTAAVVSPIVGFQYQEHYYELPKLENSIALQLKDTLTKIQYKLAEDTFGWTVKV
- a CDS encoding LETM1-related biofilm-associated protein, which translates into the protein MINPSAYGWIDKFFIEQQPADQPVLTNEESFYLQTRATGFIFGHIVSFNTIPAIPIANRLPEEISKIGMLNTLYQMYCLTKQDTNETNFIKEAVAFYNLLTPKGFNPLQKMLPTSSDSSKLEKIIHDRVQTNEDLFSKNFSHVITNALLFVDVLAFKKHLEKGSLPDKYFNRIEAIVTSVVSLSLKSKTGISVHDDLLQKLFESSVRYNKFSDKGIVTIDDLDLSYLSNDLEKFYLIDLAGISLWSDEKVENEERYFLFKLGEKLNIPETFIKGSIDFINDFIVKYKNEIPYFNNSNPVKNFYDHTTESVQILIRRNKNRLVKELSESKELMQLLAKSTRRELDKEEKKKIKTQLLDICKTVPSLTIFLLPGGSLLLPILIKFIPQLLPSSFNENEDRE